In Pseudomonas hamedanensis, a single window of DNA contains:
- a CDS encoding calcium-binding protein, protein MPSSAQAPRYYRSGSANGFSFNTGDVLVEDRKESGALEGWYVYPAASFGSAGTVHKEFRWEVESTTIKGKIVHGNDAGGRINVEVENVFHGGAGDDLIVAYAGSPLDYGTVGDRTPGAFLSAGAGDDTLLGSEGADYLVSGAGDDWLYGEDGADTYIVQAHAAATTTIADVPNPVFHRAEVGAAEWKDEYGMIDQDTVVLPADAQRDAVQLSWGAALIETTHVELEPNPGRGAYRNPPRAKMLHPTLDIQWGGTQKVRIVLPLNGELEGAGIELLKFADGAVVSLKQLLQSTQLGPAPETFHTGVTVNNSTRFSSLRNGRALPLVGGRGNDTISGAGEIRGMHGDDVLTGSPGDDLLLGGPGNDTLAGGAGNDIYRYDGLGRDVIINNGGGLDGIDFSERRLTIDNLKFHREREDLVIVVDYGMAPKIRVSRHFAAGESAIGFIRVSEGTGTQDYSATQIAERLHPLPPLRDVEDILIKGDDEAQRAMKEIIEFYELNV, encoded by the coding sequence ATGCCTTCCTCAGCTCAGGCGCCTCGCTATTATCGATCCGGCTCGGCCAACGGGTTTTCATTCAATACGGGCGATGTATTGGTGGAAGACCGAAAGGAATCCGGCGCGCTTGAAGGCTGGTACGTCTATCCGGCGGCAAGCTTCGGTTCGGCCGGAACGGTGCACAAGGAATTCCGCTGGGAGGTCGAAAGCACGACGATCAAAGGCAAAATCGTCCATGGCAACGATGCCGGCGGGCGAATCAACGTCGAAGTGGAAAACGTTTTCCACGGCGGCGCGGGAGACGATCTGATCGTCGCTTATGCAGGCTCCCCACTTGACTACGGCACTGTCGGCGACAGAACACCGGGCGCGTTTTTATCCGCTGGTGCAGGTGACGATACCTTGCTGGGCTCCGAGGGCGCCGACTATCTGGTCAGCGGGGCAGGGGATGACTGGCTTTACGGCGAAGACGGCGCTGACACCTACATCGTGCAAGCGCACGCCGCAGCGACCACCACGATTGCGGATGTGCCGAACCCTGTTTTCCACCGCGCAGAAGTTGGCGCAGCGGAGTGGAAAGACGAGTACGGAATGATCGATCAGGACACGGTCGTTCTTCCTGCAGATGCGCAGCGCGATGCAGTGCAATTGAGCTGGGGTGCTGCGCTGATAGAGACCACCCATGTCGAGCTGGAACCCAACCCGGGTCGCGGGGCTTACCGCAACCCGCCGAGAGCGAAAATGCTTCATCCGACACTCGATATCCAATGGGGCGGGACACAGAAAGTCCGCATCGTCTTGCCCCTCAACGGTGAACTTGAGGGGGCCGGGATTGAGCTCTTGAAGTTCGCCGATGGGGCGGTCGTAAGTTTGAAGCAACTGTTGCAATCAACTCAGCTGGGACCTGCGCCCGAGACTTTTCATACGGGGGTAACCGTTAACAATTCAACGCGTTTCTCGTCTCTGCGAAACGGACGGGCGCTGCCGTTAGTCGGTGGTCGAGGCAATGACACGATAAGCGGCGCGGGGGAGATCCGAGGCATGCACGGGGATGACGTGCTCACAGGCAGCCCCGGTGATGATCTGCTGCTGGGTGGGCCGGGCAATGACACGCTGGCCGGCGGCGCTGGGAATGATATCTACCGATACGATGGCCTCGGCAGAGACGTGATCATCAACAATGGAGGCGGCCTGGATGGAATCGATTTTTCCGAACGCAGGCTGACGATCGACAACCTGAAGTTTCATCGTGAGCGCGAAGATCTGGTGATTGTGGTGGATTACGGCATGGCGCCGAAAATCCGGGTTTCCAGGCACTTTGCCGCAGGTGAAAGCGCTATTGGCTTCATAAGAGTCAGCGAAGGAACAGGGACTCAGGACTACAGCGCAACGCAAATTGCTGAACGTCTGCACCCGCTTCCGCCACTGAGAGATGTCGAAGACATTTTGATAAAGGGCGACGATGAAGCGCAGCGGGCAATGAAAGAAATCATTGAGTTCTACGAACTGAATGTCTGA
- a CDS encoding sensor histidine kinase, protein MHKPSSLRWRLLWNLGWLLVVLMLASGLSAYWNGREAADTAYDRTLLASARTIAAGLSQRDGSLSADVPYVALDTFAYDSAGRIYYQVNDIHQKLISGYENLPGPPPGTPRTDSYPALARFYNAKYNGQNVRVVSLLKAVTEPNMNGMAEIRVAETDEARVSMARSLAADTLLRLGMLAVGALLLVWFAVSAALRPLERLRTAVEERQPDDLRPLPLVEVQHELGPLVRALNHFTERLRGQFERQAQFIADAAHELRTPLAALKARLELGLRSNEPEIWRTTLESSAQSTDRLTHLANQLLSLARVENGARAIAEGGAQLLDLSQLARELGMAMAPLAHKRGVALALEADEPVWLRGEPTLLNELLSNLVDNALAHTPSGGNVILRVTAPAVLEVEDDGPGIPLEERDRVFERFYRRNQQVAGSGLGLAIVGEICRAHLAQITLHDGERAGLKVRVSFIAG, encoded by the coding sequence ATGCATAAGCCCAGCAGTCTGCGCTGGCGTTTGCTGTGGAACCTCGGATGGTTGCTGGTAGTGCTGATGCTCGCCAGTGGCTTGAGTGCTTACTGGAACGGCCGCGAAGCTGCCGATACCGCCTATGACCGCACGCTGCTGGCCTCGGCGCGAACCATTGCCGCAGGTTTGTCGCAGCGTGACGGCAGCCTCAGTGCCGACGTGCCTTACGTGGCCCTCGATACCTTCGCTTACGACAGCGCCGGACGTATTTATTACCAAGTCAACGACATCCATCAAAAGCTGATTTCCGGCTACGAAAACCTCCCCGGTCCGCCACCCGGCACACCACGCACCGACAGCTATCCGGCACTCGCGCGGTTCTATAACGCCAAGTACAACGGCCAGAACGTGCGGGTGGTCAGCCTGCTCAAAGCCGTGACCGAACCGAACATGAACGGCATGGCGGAGATCCGCGTCGCCGAAACCGACGAGGCGCGGGTAAGCATGGCGCGCAGTCTGGCGGCCGATACTTTGCTGCGTCTGGGCATGCTGGCCGTGGGTGCGTTATTGCTGGTGTGGTTCGCAGTCAGTGCGGCGTTGCGCCCGCTGGAGCGCTTGCGTACTGCGGTGGAAGAGCGCCAGCCCGACGACTTGCGCCCACTGCCGTTGGTGGAAGTGCAGCATGAGTTAGGCCCCTTGGTTCGCGCGCTCAACCATTTCACCGAACGCCTGCGCGGTCAGTTCGAGCGGCAGGCGCAGTTCATTGCTGATGCCGCCCACGAATTACGCACGCCGTTGGCGGCATTGAAAGCGCGGCTGGAGCTGGGCCTGCGCTCCAATGAGCCGGAGATCTGGCGCACAACCCTGGAATCTTCGGCGCAGAGTACCGATCGCCTGACGCATCTGGCCAATCAGTTGCTATCGCTGGCCCGTGTCGAAAACGGCGCCCGGGCGATTGCCGAGGGCGGCGCGCAGTTGCTTGATCTGAGTCAGTTGGCCCGGGAACTGGGCATGGCCATGGCGCCGCTGGCACACAAGCGCGGTGTGGCGCTGGCACTGGAGGCCGACGAACCCGTGTGGCTGCGCGGCGAGCCGACCCTGCTCAACGAGCTGCTGAGCAATCTTGTGGATAACGCGCTGGCGCACACGCCATCGGGCGGCAATGTGATATTGCGCGTGACGGCGCCGGCGGTGCTTGAGGTCGAAGATGACGGACCGGGGATCCCGCTGGAAGAGCGCGACCGGGTGTTCGAACGGTTTTACCGGCGTAATCAGCAAGTGGCGGGATCGGGCCTGGGGTTGGCGATTGTCGGCGAGATCTGCCGTGCGCATCTGGCACAAATCACGTTGCATGATGGCGAGCGGGCGGGGTTGAAGGTGCGGGTGAGTTTTATCGCCGGGTAA
- a CDS encoding response regulator gives MRVLLVEDHLQLAESVAQALKSTGLTVDVLHDGVAADLALGSEEYAVAILDVGLPRMDGFEVLARLRARGKNLPVLMLTARSDVKDRVHGLNLGADDYLAKPFELTELEARVKALLRRSVLGGERQQRCGVLAYDLDTRRFTLGEELLTLTSREQAVLEALIARPGRVMSKEQLAAQVFGLDEEASPDAIEIYVHRLRKKLDGHPVAIVTFRGLGYLLESRDA, from the coding sequence ATGCGTGTCCTGCTCGTCGAAGACCATCTGCAACTGGCCGAAAGTGTCGCGCAGGCGCTCAAGAGCACCGGGCTGACCGTGGATGTGCTGCACGATGGCGTGGCCGCCGATCTGGCGCTCGGCAGTGAGGAGTACGCCGTGGCGATCCTCGATGTCGGCCTGCCGCGCATGGATGGTTTCGAGGTGCTGGCGCGCCTGCGTGCGCGCGGCAAGAACCTGCCGGTGCTGATGCTGACCGCGCGCAGCGATGTGAAGGATCGGGTGCACGGCCTTAATCTCGGCGCTGATGATTACCTGGCCAAGCCGTTCGAACTGACGGAGCTGGAAGCGCGGGTCAAAGCCCTGTTGCGCCGCAGTGTCCTGGGCGGTGAGCGTCAGCAGCGCTGTGGCGTGCTGGCCTATGACCTCGACACCCGGCGCTTCACCCTTGGCGAAGAATTGCTGACGCTGACCTCGCGCGAACAGGCCGTGCTCGAAGCGTTGATCGCCCGGCCGGGGCGGGTGATGAGCAAGGAGCAACTGGCCGCCCAGGTCTTCGGTCTTGACGAAGAAGCCAGTCCGGACGCGATCGAAATCTACGTGCACCGGTTGCGCAAGAAGCTCGACGGCCATCCCGTGGCCATCGTGACCTTCCGCGGCCTCGGCTATTTGCTGGAAAGTCGCGATGCATAA
- a CDS encoding Bug family tripartite tricarboxylate transporter substrate binding protein yields the protein MNLSLRKVALAAGAMLFAGQLMAEPKRPECIAPASPGGGFDLTCKLVQSALVNQKLLTKPMRVTYMPGGVGAVAYNAVVAQRPADAGTLVAWSSGSLLNLAQGKFGRFDETNVRWLAAVGTSYGAIAVKSDSPYKTLDDLVQALKKDPGSVVIGSGGTVGSQDWMQTALIAKAAGINPRELRYVALEGGGEIATALLGGHIQVGSTDISDSMPHIQSGDMRLLAVFADKRLDEPEMKDIPTAREQGYDIVWPVVRGFYLGPKVSDEDYAWWKDAFDKLLASDEFATLRDQRELFPFAMTGPELDTYVKKQVADYKVLAKEFGLIQ from the coding sequence ATGAACTTATCACTGCGTAAAGTTGCTCTCGCCGCTGGCGCGATGCTATTCGCCGGCCAACTCATGGCCGAACCGAAACGCCCGGAATGTATCGCGCCGGCCTCCCCGGGCGGCGGTTTCGACCTGACCTGCAAACTGGTGCAGAGCGCACTGGTCAATCAGAAATTGCTGACCAAACCGATGCGCGTGACCTACATGCCCGGCGGCGTCGGCGCGGTGGCCTACAACGCCGTGGTCGCGCAGCGCCCGGCCGACGCCGGCACGCTGGTCGCTTGGTCGAGCGGTTCGCTGTTGAACCTGGCTCAGGGCAAGTTCGGCCGTTTCGATGAAACCAACGTGCGCTGGCTCGCGGCCGTCGGCACCAGCTATGGCGCCATCGCCGTTAAAAGCGATTCGCCCTACAAGACCCTCGACGATCTCGTTCAGGCCCTGAAGAAAGATCCAGGCTCGGTAGTCATCGGTTCCGGCGGCACCGTCGGCAGCCAGGACTGGATGCAGACTGCACTGATCGCCAAGGCCGCCGGGATCAATCCGCGCGAGCTGCGTTACGTGGCGCTCGAAGGCGGCGGTGAAATCGCCACCGCCCTGCTCGGCGGTCACATCCAGGTCGGCAGTACCGATATCTCCGACTCCATGCCACACATCCAGAGCGGTGATATGCGTCTGCTGGCGGTGTTCGCCGACAAGCGTCTCGACGAGCCGGAAATGAAGGACATCCCGACCGCTCGCGAACAGGGCTACGACATCGTCTGGCCGGTGGTGCGCGGTTTCTATCTCGGGCCAAAAGTCAGCGACGAAGACTACGCCTGGTGGAAAGACGCGTTCGACAAACTGTTGGCCTCCGACGAGTTCGCCACCCTGCGCGATCAGCGTGAACTGTTCCCGTTCGCCATGACCGGGCCGGAACTGGACACCTATGTGAAGAAGCAAGTCGCGGACTACAAAGTGCTGGCCAAAGAGTTCGGCCTGATCCAGTGA
- the ung gene encoding uracil-DNA glycosylase, protein MTADDRIKLEPSWKEALRAEFDQPYMAELRNFLQQERAAGKEIYPPGPMIFNALNSTPLDKVKVVILGQDPYHGPGQAHGLCFSVQPGVPAPPSLVNIYKELKRDLNIDIANHGYLQSWADQGVLMLNTTMTVERANANAHKDKGWQHFTDRIIEVVSEKQPHLVFMLWGAHAQSKQKLIDATKHLVLTSVHPSPLSAYRGFLGCGHFSRTNKFLEQNGETPIEWRLPPI, encoded by the coding sequence ATGACTGCTGACGACCGTATCAAACTCGAACCAAGCTGGAAGGAGGCACTGCGTGCTGAGTTCGACCAGCCCTATATGGCAGAGTTGCGCAACTTTCTGCAGCAGGAGCGGGCGGCCGGCAAGGAAATCTATCCGCCGGGACCGATGATTTTCAATGCGCTGAATTCGACGCCACTGGATAAAGTGAAAGTGGTGATCCTCGGCCAGGATCCGTATCACGGCCCGGGCCAGGCCCATGGTCTGTGCTTTTCGGTGCAACCGGGCGTGCCGGCGCCGCCGTCGCTGGTCAACATCTATAAAGAGTTGAAGCGCGACCTGAACATCGACATTGCCAATCACGGCTATTTGCAGAGCTGGGCTGATCAGGGCGTGTTGATGCTCAACACCACCATGACCGTCGAGCGCGCCAATGCCAATGCGCACAAGGACAAGGGCTGGCAGCACTTCACCGACCGGATCATCGAAGTGGTCAGCGAAAAGCAGCCGCACCTGGTGTTCATGCTCTGGGGCGCCCATGCACAGAGCAAGCAGAAGCTGATCGACGCGACCAAACACCTGGTGCTGACCTCGGTGCATCCGTCGCCGTTGTCGGCGTATCGCGGATTTTTGGGCTGCGGACATTTCAGCCGCACCAACAAGTTTCTCGAACAGAATGGCGAAACGCCGATCGAGTGGCGCCTTCCGCCGATTTAA
- a CDS encoding tripartite tricarboxylate transporter TctB family protein → MLIQRIFASVLLLVCAGLALMAWPYQAAFSYEPVGPRAFPLLMLGLMGAALLYMVFRPAPIKHSDDEPPLDRETLTKIAICVALLLVFAGTFEPLGFIVASIITGVPMARLYGGRWLPSVVIISLMAIGLYLLFDRLMDVPLPLGLLSVLEN, encoded by the coding sequence ATGCTTATTCAACGTATTTTCGCCTCGGTGCTGTTGCTGGTGTGTGCCGGCCTGGCTCTGATGGCGTGGCCGTACCAGGCGGCTTTTTCCTACGAACCGGTCGGCCCTCGCGCCTTCCCGCTGTTGATGCTCGGCCTGATGGGCGCGGCCCTGTTGTACATGGTGTTCCGCCCGGCGCCGATCAAACACAGCGACGACGAGCCGCCGCTGGATCGTGAAACCCTGACCAAGATCGCGATCTGTGTCGCGTTGTTGCTGGTGTTTGCCGGCACCTTCGAACCCCTTGGCTTCATCGTCGCCAGCATCATTACCGGTGTGCCGATGGCCCGTCTGTACGGCGGCCGCTGGCTACCGAGTGTAGTGATCATCAGCCTGATGGCGATTGGTCTCTATCTGCTGTTCGATCGCTTGATGGATGTTCCGCTGCCCCTCGGCCTGCTCAGCGTCCTGGAGAACTGA
- a CDS encoding AbrB family transcriptional regulator yields MSDRLSLKAWWGTPLVGLLGGYIASQIGWPLPWMVGSLLAIILVRCLTPWQLAEIPGGRKCGQWIVGIGIGLHFTPQVMEQVLSHFGLIFFGALVTSLSAVVGVWLMRRTGEDRATAFFSSMPGGSGEMVNLGARNGALLSHVAAGQSLRVLVVVLCVPAAFKYLLGDGTPMSHAGSVDWRWLALLFPAGALLAWLWQRLRQPNPWLFGPLLVSAAVSIGWDLHIGLPDGGSQIGQWLIGSGLGCHFNRQFFRRAPSFMGRTLIGTALTMLIATLAALGLSALTHLDLRSLTLGMMPGGIAEMSLTAETLQLSVPLVTAMQVMRLLFVLFLAEPLFKYWNRNPE; encoded by the coding sequence ATGTCTGATCGCCTCTCCCTGAAAGCCTGGTGGGGCACCCCGCTGGTCGGTCTGCTGGGCGGCTACATCGCCAGCCAGATCGGCTGGCCGCTACCGTGGATGGTCGGCTCGTTGCTGGCGATCATCCTGGTGCGCTGCCTGACGCCCTGGCAACTTGCCGAAATCCCAGGCGGCCGCAAGTGCGGCCAGTGGATCGTCGGTATCGGCATTGGCCTGCATTTCACCCCGCAAGTGATGGAGCAGGTGCTCAGTCATTTCGGTTTGATTTTCTTCGGTGCGTTGGTCACCAGCCTGTCGGCGGTGGTCGGCGTGTGGCTGATGCGGCGCACCGGCGAGGATCGCGCCACGGCGTTTTTTTCGAGCATGCCCGGTGGTTCCGGGGAGATGGTCAACCTCGGCGCGCGCAACGGCGCTCTGCTTAGCCATGTGGCGGCGGGACAAAGTTTGCGCGTGCTGGTGGTGGTTTTGTGCGTGCCGGCGGCCTTCAAGTATCTGCTCGGCGACGGCACGCCGATGTCCCATGCCGGCAGCGTGGATTGGCGCTGGCTGGCGCTTCTGTTTCCTGCGGGCGCCCTGCTCGCCTGGCTCTGGCAACGTCTGCGCCAACCCAACCCGTGGCTGTTCGGGCCGCTGCTGGTAAGTGCGGCGGTGAGCATCGGCTGGGATCTGCACATCGGCTTGCCCGACGGCGGTAGCCAGATCGGCCAATGGCTGATCGGCAGCGGCCTGGGTTGTCACTTCAACCGGCAGTTCTTCCGGCGCGCGCCGTCCTTTATGGGACGGACGCTGATCGGTACGGCGCTGACCATGCTGATCGCCACACTGGCGGCATTGGGCTTGAGTGCCCTGACCCATCTGGATTTGCGTTCGCTGACGCTGGGCATGATGCCCGGCGGGATTGCCGAGATGAGCCTGACGGCGGAAACCCTGCAATTGTCGGTGCCACTGGTGACGGCGATGCAGGTGATGCGGCTGTTGTTTGTGCTGTTTCTGGCGGAGCCGTTGTTCAAGTATTGGAACCGCAATCCAGAGTAG
- a CDS encoding tripartite tricarboxylate transporter permease — protein MDTLGYLGQGFGVALSPYNLVTALCGTLIGTVVGLLPGLGPINGVALLIPIAFALGLPPESALILLAAVYLGCEYGGRISSILLNIPGEASTVMTTLDGYPMARKGLAGVALSLSAWSSFIGAFIATCGMVLFAPLLAKWAIAFGPAEYFVLMVFAIVCLGGMAGDRPLKTFIAALIGLFLSTVGIDANSGVYRFTGDNIHLTDGIQFVVLVLGLFSISEILLLLEKTHHGQEAVKATGRMMFNFKEAASVFVVNVRCGVLGFIMGVLPGAGATLASAVAYMTEKRIAGASGKFGEGDPRGLAAPETAIGGAACGALVPMLTLGVPGSGTTAVMIGALSLYNITPGPLLFQQQPDIVWGLIASLFIANVMLVILNIPMIRVFTRILAVPNWALVPVIAIITGIGVYAVHATTFDLFLMIGIGIFGYILRKLDFPLSPLLLGFILGGLMEQNLRRALSISNGALEILWSSPITFGCWILTAIMLLMPIIRIWRKRSAARRVIADV, from the coding sequence ATGGATACCCTTGGCTATTTGGGTCAGGGCTTCGGCGTTGCGCTGAGCCCGTACAACCTGGTCACCGCACTGTGCGGCACCCTGATCGGCACCGTCGTCGGCCTGCTGCCGGGCCTCGGCCCGATCAACGGCGTGGCATTGCTGATTCCCATCGCGTTTGCCCTCGGTCTGCCACCCGAGTCGGCGCTGATCCTGCTCGCGGCGGTCTACCTGGGCTGTGAATATGGCGGGCGCATCAGCTCGATCCTGCTGAACATTCCGGGTGAAGCATCCACCGTAATGACCACCCTCGACGGCTACCCGATGGCCCGCAAAGGCCTGGCCGGTGTCGCGCTGTCCCTGTCGGCGTGGAGTTCGTTCATCGGTGCGTTTATCGCCACTTGCGGCATGGTGCTGTTTGCGCCGCTGCTGGCGAAATGGGCGATCGCCTTCGGACCTGCGGAATACTTCGTGTTGATGGTGTTTGCGATTGTCTGTCTCGGCGGCATGGCCGGCGATCGACCGTTGAAAACCTTTATCGCGGCGCTGATCGGTCTGTTCCTTTCTACCGTCGGCATCGATGCCAACAGCGGTGTGTACCGTTTCACCGGCGACAACATCCACCTGACCGACGGCATCCAGTTCGTCGTGCTGGTGCTGGGCCTGTTCTCGATCAGCGAAATCCTCCTGTTGCTGGAAAAAACCCACCACGGCCAGGAAGCGGTGAAAGCCACCGGCCGCATGATGTTCAACTTCAAGGAAGCGGCATCGGTCTTCGTGGTCAACGTCCGTTGCGGCGTGCTCGGTTTCATCATGGGCGTATTGCCGGGTGCCGGCGCAACGCTCGCCAGTGCCGTGGCCTACATGACCGAGAAGCGCATCGCCGGCGCCAGCGGTAAATTCGGTGAAGGTGACCCCCGTGGGCTCGCCGCGCCGGAAACCGCTATCGGCGGCGCAGCGTGCGGTGCACTGGTGCCGATGCTGACCCTGGGCGTTCCTGGTTCGGGCACCACCGCGGTGATGATTGGCGCGCTGTCGCTGTACAACATCACCCCGGGTCCACTGCTGTTTCAACAGCAACCGGACATTGTCTGGGGCCTGATCGCTTCGTTGTTCATCGCCAACGTCATGCTGGTGATCCTCAACATTCCAATGATCCGCGTGTTCACCCGCATCCTCGCCGTGCCGAACTGGGCACTGGTGCCGGTCATCGCGATCATCACCGGGATCGGCGTTTATGCGGTTCACGCCACCACCTTCGACCTGTTCCTGATGATCGGTATCGGCATCTTCGGTTACATCCTGCGCAAGCTGGACTTCCCGCTGTCGCCGCTGCTGCTGGGCTTCATCCTCGGCGGCCTGATGGAACAGAATCTGCGTCGCGCCCTGTCGATTTCCAATGGCGCTCTGGAGATTCTCTGGTCGAGTCCGATCACCTTCGGTTGCTGGATACTGACGGCGATCATGCTGTTGATGCCGATAATTCGTATCTGGCGCAAACGCTCGGCTGCGCGTCGCGTCATCGCGGATGTCTGA
- a CDS encoding enoyl-CoA hydratase/isomerase family protein — translation MNLHFEELTGTDGARLGIATLDAEKSLNALSLPMINALSDRLQAWANDPQIVCVLLRGNGAKAFCAGGEVRSLVEACRAHPGEVPPLAAQFFSAEYRLDYSLHTYPKPLICWGHGYVLGGGMGLLQGASTRIVTPSSRLAMPEISIGLYPDVGASWFLARLPGKLGLFLGLTGAHINGRDALDLDLADRFLLDEQQPQLIEGLLQLNWQEQTAMQLNSLLKALQQEALAQMPEAQWLPRRQQIDELLDVSDVACAWKAISLHRDSNDPLIARAAKTMAEGSPLTAHLVWEQIIRARHMSLAEVFQMEYTLSLNCCRHPEFSEGVRARLIDKDQKPHWHWPDINNVPEAVVEAHFHKVWEGRHPLADLTQY, via the coding sequence ATGAATCTGCACTTCGAAGAACTCACCGGCACCGATGGCGCCCGCCTCGGCATCGCCACCCTCGATGCTGAAAAGTCGCTGAATGCGCTGTCATTGCCGATGATCAATGCCTTGAGCGACAGGCTGCAAGCCTGGGCCAACGACCCGCAAATCGTCTGCGTACTACTGCGCGGCAACGGTGCCAAGGCGTTCTGCGCCGGTGGCGAAGTGCGTAGCCTGGTTGAAGCCTGCCGTGCGCACCCCGGTGAAGTACCGCCGCTGGCTGCGCAGTTTTTCAGCGCCGAATATCGTCTGGATTACAGCCTGCACACCTACCCCAAACCGCTGATCTGCTGGGGTCACGGCTATGTACTGGGCGGCGGCATGGGCTTGCTGCAAGGCGCGAGCACACGGATTGTCACGCCGAGCAGTCGTCTGGCGATGCCGGAAATCAGCATTGGCCTGTACCCGGATGTCGGCGCCAGTTGGTTTCTCGCCCGGCTGCCGGGCAAGCTTGGCCTGTTTCTCGGTCTGACCGGCGCGCACATCAATGGCCGAGACGCGCTGGACCTGGATCTGGCCGACCGTTTCCTGCTCGACGAGCAACAACCGCAACTGATCGAAGGCCTGCTGCAACTCAATTGGCAGGAACAGACCGCAATGCAGCTCAACAGTCTGCTCAAGGCCCTGCAGCAGGAAGCGCTCGCACAAATGCCCGAAGCGCAGTGGTTGCCGCGCCGTCAGCAGATCGACGAACTGCTCGACGTCAGCGATGTAGCCTGCGCCTGGAAAGCCATCAGTCTGCACCGCGACAGCAACGATCCGCTGATCGCCCGCGCGGCGAAAACCATGGCCGAGGGCTCACCGCTGACCGCGCATCTGGTCTGGGAACAAATCATCCGCGCCCGACACATGTCGCTGGCCGAAGTATTCCAGATGGAATACACCCTGAGCCTCAATTGCTGCCGTCACCCGGAATTCAGCGAAGGTGTGCGCGCGCGGTTGATCGACAAGGACCAGAAACCGCACTGGCATTGGCCGGATATCAATAACGTGCCGGAGGCGGTGGTCGAGGCGCATTTTCACAAGGTCTGGGAGGGGCGACATCCGTTAGCGGATCTGACCCAGTATTGA